The Paucidesulfovibrio gracilis DSM 16080 genome has a window encoding:
- a CDS encoding SPOR domain-containing protein, whose product MAKKVVAGRRSREPKTYTVTLRFSDLIWIGVGAALALSIFFLFGLLIGRGYVAATPEDPAPVTVMHGTVGSQDDTAGQSASGEATQPADAAAQQAGNATETKPEEEVVLRPEDLNYPDNLAQTESKDTEEAAETKQPTAKPESAEAAPETTPQAAVEEPNPDEPTFDYVYQVAASKDAAAAERLRTQLADRGMEALVSTATVNGTVWHRVKVRFRGTPTQTVPLRDSIEDVTGQRPIRTSKKKVTD is encoded by the coding sequence ATGGCAAAAAAGGTGGTGGCCGGAAGGCGCAGCCGCGAGCCCAAGACCTATACCGTGACCCTTCGCTTTTCCGACCTTATCTGGATCGGCGTTGGCGCGGCCCTGGCCCTGAGCATTTTCTTTTTGTTCGGACTGCTCATTGGCCGCGGGTATGTGGCGGCCACTCCTGAAGACCCCGCCCCTGTGACCGTGATGCACGGGACCGTGGGCAGCCAGGACGACACAGCCGGGCAATCCGCATCCGGCGAAGCAACGCAGCCGGCTGATGCAGCCGCGCAGCAAGCCGGAAACGCGACCGAGACCAAACCAGAAGAAGAAGTGGTGCTTCGTCCGGAAGATCTGAACTACCCCGACAATCTGGCCCAGACCGAAAGCAAGGACACCGAGGAAGCAGCGGAAACGAAGCAGCCGACCGCCAAGCCCGAATCCGCTGAAGCCGCTCCGGAAACAACGCCACAGGCGGCCGTCGAGGAACCGAATCCCGACGAACCGACCTTCGACTATGTCTACCAGGTGGCCGCGTCCAAGGATGCAGCCGCCGCAGAACGCCTGCGCACCCAGCTGGCCGATCGCGGTATGGAGGCTCTTGTCTCGACGGCCACGGTGAACGGCACGGTCTGGCACCGCGTCAAGGTCCGGTTCCGGGGAACCCCGACGCAAACCGTCCCGTTGCGGGATTCCATTGAAGACGTGACCGGTCAGCGGCCCATCCGCACCAGCAAGAAAAAGGTCACGGACTGA
- a CDS encoding HD-GYP domain-containing protein, which produces MIKEIPVNDLKPGMLVVDTGLSWIDRPFVYSSAGRIRSQDQVQRIVDEGYATVFVDSGEPEHSGPSLAKRFAHIPEDRAEAEQRIRAQLRHVPLKKEIETARQIHARVVEFSRGMLHDARLGNPVDMQQAVELSAALVDSVMRNEDALLALKYLKSFDEYTFNHSVNVAVVATVFGKSLGLERADLRRLCQTGVLHDVGKALIPDAILNKPGRLTEDEFEVMRSHPGKGHELLGTVRGADKDILRGVLDHHEKHDGSGYPSGLRGDEISLFGRIIAVADVYDALTSKRVYKAGMPPSKALRIMYGIRETDFAPGMVERFIRCLGIYPIGTLVRLSTGESGVVVQGAPEEPLLPTVRIIFDAKRRPIPPKDMDLAALAREQGMDAPHIATSLEGKNEDPLLPTVDPRVHLL; this is translated from the coding sequence ATGATCAAAGAAATTCCCGTCAATGACCTGAAACCCGGCATGCTGGTGGTGGATACCGGGCTTTCCTGGATCGACCGTCCCTTTGTCTATTCCTCGGCAGGCCGCATCCGCTCCCAGGACCAGGTGCAGCGCATCGTTGACGAGGGCTACGCCACCGTGTTCGTGGACTCCGGCGAACCGGAACACAGCGGACCCAGCCTGGCCAAACGCTTTGCCCATATCCCCGAGGACCGCGCCGAGGCGGAGCAGCGCATCCGCGCCCAATTGCGCCATGTCCCCCTGAAAAAGGAAATCGAAACCGCCCGCCAGATCCATGCGCGGGTTGTGGAATTCTCTCGGGGGATGCTGCACGACGCCCGCCTGGGCAACCCCGTGGACATGCAGCAGGCCGTGGAGCTTTCCGCGGCTTTGGTGGACTCGGTCATGCGCAACGAGGATGCGCTCCTTGCTCTAAAGTATCTCAAATCATTTGATGAATATACCTTCAACCATTCCGTCAACGTGGCGGTTGTGGCCACTGTGTTTGGCAAATCCCTGGGCCTGGAGCGCGCCGACTTACGCAGGCTCTGCCAGACAGGGGTGCTGCACGACGTGGGCAAAGCGCTGATACCGGACGCCATTTTGAATAAACCCGGACGACTGACGGAAGATGAATTCGAGGTTATGCGCAGCCATCCCGGCAAGGGGCATGAACTGCTCGGCACAGTGCGGGGCGCGGACAAGGACATCCTCCGCGGCGTGCTGGACCACCACGAAAAACATGACGGCTCCGGCTATCCCTCGGGCCTGCGGGGAGACGAAATCAGCCTGTTCGGGCGGATCATCGCCGTGGCCGACGTGTACGACGCCCTTACCAGTAAGCGGGTCTATAAGGCGGGCATGCCACCCAGCAAAGCCCTGCGCATCATGTACGGCATTCGGGAGACCGACTTTGCCCCGGGCATGGTGGAACGCTTCATCCGTTGCCTGGGTATTTATCCCATCGGCACCCTGGTGCGCCTGAGTACCGGCGAAAGCGGTGTGGTTGTCCAGGGCGCGCCCGAGGAACCTTTGCTGCCCACGGTGCGGATCATTTTTGATGCCAAGCGCCGGCCCATCCCGCCCAAGGATATGGATCTGGCCGCGCTGGCCCGGGAGCAGGGCATGGACGCCCCGCACATCGCCACCTCTCTGGAAGGCAAGAACGAAGACCCCCTGTTGCCCACGGTGGATCCCCGGGTGCATTTGCTTTGA
- a CDS encoding asparagine synthase-related protein, protein MSHAVNQAASMTSAAMDRAEPQAPVLAAVWSTSGRVGPQRLIEVLRAAGVSGAVRLWGLPREGGAGRVLTVALAGAHAGTNDLAQEPGWGSEERLRAVVAVCGGADLMVDPESGRVLALTGCPVNARSLLGERVSGVDLPEHPGECLLGLLSRRGPSVVQEVAGEWSMLYWDAPAKRLTLGCDRIGANGLYHCGTRDGLAVASVPGVALALANRRPRVAGSALLAGLAAGECPVSEQGQTVYTGLQRVRPGGVGVVVTDSDSLVVENEKYNLLENFIDQPVDPKRLQNDLQAVIQDRFSTDARLGLAWTGGPGDHALAALLGRHREQHTGRIPREEGIGLFALEDHDQPGRCADPAAERVAADLGLKLHVVPWPDHAAVEQQRARLVRAAGLPLVRPFPALQMGLLARAMREQGVSFACTGRGARSLLGVSRRMARQAAQALERRRRILPALLVRRALDPDDSLGTTIKDGVALALQAMTPRPYRSTREQVNIELLSHHAPGADHVQLLEWYKGAFSWREMNSLRRMQVQRLTRSPGPARHAALTLAANLEGVRLTFPLLDHSLARYLRLPLSRRLHRGRECPLLLDAAACPGASDPQAAPPDATIYALASVPARDDAALLDSPLLGALFADVPALLEDLRRHRKDGRFRHVASMLDTLVEWERLCGVVLE, encoded by the coding sequence GTGTCGCATGCCGTGAATCAAGCCGCTTCCATGACATCTGCCGCCATGGATCGAGCCGAGCCGCAGGCGCCTGTGCTGGCCGCGGTCTGGAGTACGTCGGGCCGGGTCGGGCCGCAGCGTCTGATTGAGGTGTTGCGTGCCGCGGGGGTGAGTGGAGCCGTACGGCTGTGGGGCTTGCCCCGGGAGGGGGGCGCAGGCCGCGTGTTGACCGTTGCCCTTGCCGGAGCGCACGCCGGAACCAACGACCTTGCCCAGGAACCGGGATGGGGTTCCGAGGAGCGGCTTCGTGCGGTGGTGGCGGTCTGTGGCGGGGCGGATCTGATGGTTGATCCGGAATCCGGGCGCGTGCTGGCGCTGACGGGGTGTCCGGTCAATGCCCGTTCCTTGCTTGGGGAGCGGGTGTCCGGGGTGGATCTGCCGGAGCATCCCGGGGAATGCCTGCTGGGGCTGTTGTCCCGTCGAGGCCCATCCGTAGTACAGGAGGTCGCCGGGGAATGGAGCATGCTGTATTGGGACGCTCCGGCAAAACGGCTGACCTTGGGGTGCGACCGGATCGGCGCGAATGGGTTGTACCATTGCGGCACCAGGGACGGCTTGGCCGTGGCTTCGGTGCCGGGAGTGGCCCTTGCCCTGGCGAATAGACGCCCCCGGGTGGCAGGCTCGGCGCTGTTGGCGGGGCTGGCCGCCGGGGAATGTCCGGTGTCGGAGCAGGGGCAGACCGTGTACACGGGATTGCAGCGCGTGCGGCCGGGCGGCGTGGGCGTGGTGGTCACGGATTCCGATAGTTTAGTTGTTGAAAATGAAAAATACAACCTGCTGGAAAATTTCATTGATCAACCTGTTGACCCCAAAAGATTGCAAAATGATTTGCAAGCCGTGATCCAGGACAGGTTCAGCACGGATGCCCGGCTGGGGCTGGCCTGGACCGGGGGACCAGGGGATCATGCCCTGGCCGCGTTGCTGGGGCGGCACAGGGAGCAGCACACAGGACGCATTCCCCGGGAGGAAGGAATCGGGCTGTTTGCCCTTGAGGATCACGACCAGCCCGGGCGCTGTGCTGATCCCGCGGCCGAACGGGTCGCGGCTGACCTGGGGCTGAAGCTGCATGTGGTGCCTTGGCCCGACCATGCCGCCGTGGAGCAGCAGCGGGCCAGGTTGGTGCGGGCGGCTGGCCTGCCCCTGGTCCGGCCCTTTCCCGCCCTGCAAATGGGCCTGCTGGCCCGGGCCATGCGGGAGCAGGGCGTCAGCTTCGCCTGCACCGGCCGAGGGGCGCGTTCCCTGCTGGGCGTATCACGGCGTATGGCCCGGCAGGCTGCCCAAGCCTTGGAACGCCGACGTCGCATCCTGCCCGCGTTGTTGGTGCGGCGCGCGTTGGATCCGGACGATTCCCTTGGGACGACCATCAAGGACGGAGTGGCTCTGGCGCTCCAGGCCATGACCCCCAGGCCGTACCGATCCACCCGTGAGCAGGTGAACATTGAACTGCTCTCCCACCATGCGCCCGGCGCGGACCACGTCCAGTTGCTGGAGTGGTACAAGGGCGCCTTTTCCTGGCGGGAAATGAACAGTCTGCGCCGCATGCAGGTGCAGCGTCTTACGCGCAGCCCTGGCCCGGCCCGGCACGCCGCACTGACCCTGGCTGCCAACCTGGAAGGCGTGCGACTCACGTTTCCGTTGTTGGACCACTCCCTGGCGCGCTACCTCCGCCTGCCTCTGAGCAGGCGGCTCCATCGGGGACGCGAATGCCCTTTGCTGTTGGATGCGGCCGCATGCCCCGGCGCATCGGACCCGCAGGCCGCCCCGCCAGACGCGACGATTTATGCCCTGGCCTCGGTACCGGCCCGGGACGATGCCGCGCTGCTGGATTCCCCGCTGCTTGGAGCGCTGTTCGCCGATGTTCCCGCCCTGCTGGAGGATCTGCGGCGGCACCGCAAGGACGGGCGATTCCGCCATGTGGCGTCCATGCTGGACACATTGGTGGAGTGGGAACGGCTCTGTGGAGTGGTCTTGGAGTGA
- a CDS encoding queuosine precursor transporter has translation MNELLWIGFALLDLSLVLLVYRLFGRTGLFGLVVFNLIICNIQVLKTVELFGVTATLGNVLYASVFLSTDILSEKYGKKAAQKAVLLGFTTLVMTTLYMQIALRFEPAASDFAQPSLETLFGFLPRVALGSLCAYLVSQMHDVWAFHAIKKRTNGRHLWLRNNLSTVFSQLLDSTIFCVVAFWGQFGWPVFLEILLTTFLFKFVVAVADTPFVYLAKRITPRDERDESEPDLGSVADCR, from the coding sequence ATGAACGAACTTCTTTGGATCGGATTCGCCCTGCTGGACCTTTCCCTGGTCCTCTTGGTGTATCGCCTGTTCGGGCGGACCGGCCTTTTCGGGCTGGTGGTCTTCAATCTGATCATCTGCAATATCCAGGTGCTCAAGACTGTGGAACTGTTCGGCGTGACCGCCACGCTCGGCAACGTACTCTATGCCAGCGTGTTTCTTTCCACGGATATCCTGAGTGAGAAATACGGCAAAAAGGCCGCGCAAAAAGCCGTGCTGCTGGGGTTCACCACCCTGGTCATGACCACGCTGTACATGCAGATCGCCTTACGTTTTGAACCGGCCGCAAGCGACTTTGCCCAGCCCAGCCTGGAGACCCTGTTCGGGTTTCTGCCCCGGGTGGCCCTGGGCAGTCTGTGCGCCTATCTCGTGTCCCAGATGCATGACGTCTGGGCGTTTCACGCCATTAAAAAGCGCACCAACGGACGGCATCTCTGGCTACGCAACAATCTGAGTACCGTATTCAGCCAGCTGTTGGATTCCACGATCTTTTGCGTGGTGGCGTTCTGGGGGCAGTTCGGCTGGCCGGTGTTTCTGGAAATTCTGCTGACCACGTTTTTGTTCAAGTTTGTGGTGGCCGTGGCGGATACGCCGTTCGTGTATTTGGCCAAGCGCATCACGCCCCGGGACGAGCGCGATGAATCCGAACCGGACCTGGGTAGCGTGGCGGACTGCCGCTGA
- the argS gene encoding arginine--tRNA ligase codes for MRAKQHLETLLKGIVEDKGWSWPEKAVIEPPKERKFGDLAANVAMMLAREAKMAPRQIAEQIAAELESRQDPAIRNVEIAGPGFLNIFFTPQFWRQTLEDILEQGERYGESDMGHGKRVQVEFVSANPTGPLHIGHGRGAALGDSLCRILKKSGHDVEAEYYVNDAGRQMRILGESIHYRVLQALERCPEEPEDYYRGDYVRDIAAGVLAQHPELPDLDERQAVDLCREYGMTAILAGIKEDLRQFGVHHDVWFSEASLVNDGKVDETFANLEQRGMAYTEDGAFWFKSTDLGDDKDRVLRKSNGDTTYFASDIAYHDNKYQRGFDLVVDIWGADHHGYIPRMQAAVEALGRKGDLEVILVQLVNLLQGGEQVAMSTRAGKFETLKDVVDEVGADAARYIFLSRKSDSKLDFDLELVKQKTMDNPVYYVQYAHARIHSVRRKAEELNMGPAPIKEHFLTHLNTEEDMDLLRIMERYPDAVQAAAETLSPHVISNFLQELASTLHKYYTMHHVVSAEPEPCRARLLLMHCVASVLANGLHLLGVNAPERM; via the coding sequence ATGAGAGCCAAACAACATCTGGAAACCCTGCTCAAGGGTATTGTGGAGGACAAGGGCTGGTCCTGGCCGGAAAAGGCCGTGATCGAACCGCCCAAGGAACGTAAATTCGGCGACCTGGCCGCCAATGTCGCCATGATGCTGGCCCGGGAAGCAAAAATGGCTCCCCGCCAGATCGCGGAGCAAATCGCCGCAGAGCTGGAAAGCCGACAGGATCCGGCCATCCGCAATGTGGAGATCGCCGGACCCGGGTTCCTGAATATTTTCTTCACGCCGCAATTCTGGCGGCAGACCCTGGAAGACATTCTGGAACAGGGCGAACGCTACGGCGAGTCCGACATGGGCCACGGCAAGCGCGTCCAGGTGGAATTCGTCTCCGCCAACCCCACGGGTCCGCTGCACATTGGCCACGGGCGCGGCGCGGCCCTGGGCGATTCCCTGTGCCGCATCCTCAAAAAATCCGGCCATGACGTGGAAGCTGAATACTACGTCAATGACGCGGGCCGCCAGATGCGCATCCTGGGCGAATCCATCCACTACCGCGTGCTCCAGGCGCTGGAACGCTGCCCCGAAGAACCCGAGGACTACTACCGCGGGGACTATGTCCGCGACATCGCCGCGGGCGTGCTGGCCCAGCATCCCGAACTGCCGGACCTGGACGAGCGCCAGGCCGTGGACCTGTGCCGTGAATACGGCATGACCGCCATCCTCGCGGGCATCAAGGAAGACCTGCGTCAGTTCGGCGTGCACCACGACGTCTGGTTTTCGGAGGCCAGCCTCGTGAACGACGGCAAGGTGGACGAGACCTTCGCCAACCTGGAACAGCGCGGCATGGCCTATACCGAAGACGGCGCGTTCTGGTTCAAATCCACAGACCTGGGCGACGACAAGGACCGCGTGCTGCGCAAATCCAACGGCGACACCACGTATTTTGCCTCGGATATCGCCTACCATGACAACAAATACCAACGCGGATTCGATCTCGTGGTGGACATCTGGGGCGCGGACCATCACGGCTACATCCCGCGCATGCAGGCTGCGGTGGAAGCCCTGGGCCGCAAAGGGGATCTGGAAGTCATCCTCGTGCAGCTGGTGAACCTGCTCCAAGGCGGGGAACAAGTGGCCATGAGCACCCGCGCCGGAAAATTCGAAACCCTCAAGGACGTGGTGGACGAAGTCGGCGCGGACGCGGCCCGGTACATCTTCCTTTCCCGCAAGTCCGACTCCAAGCTGGATTTCGACCTGGAACTGGTCAAGCAAAAGACCATGGACAACCCCGTGTATTACGTGCAGTACGCCCACGCCCGTATTCATTCCGTGCGCCGTAAGGCCGAGGAACTGAACATGGGACCGGCGCCCATCAAGGAACACTTCCTCACGCACCTGAACACCGAAGAGGACATGGACCTGCTGCGCATCATGGAGCGGTATCCCGATGCGGTGCAGGCCGCGGCCGAAACCCTGAGTCCGCATGTGATCAGTAATTTCCTCCAGGAGCTTGCCTCGACCCTGCACAAATACTATACAATGCATCATGTAGTCTCTGCCGAACCCGAACCCTGCCGGGCCAGACTGCTGCTCATGCACTGCGTGGCCTCGGTGCTGGCCAACGGACTGCACCTGCTCGGCGTGAACGCGCCCGAACGTATGTAA
- a CDS encoding ACP S-malonyltransferase has product MSDIAILFPGQGSQETGMGRDLAEDRFWAMDLWKLAERESGLPLREIYWDGEAKDMADTRALQPALTVVNLNLWALCRERFSGSDAPLAMAGHSLGEFSALAASGALELQDAVRAVTLRGRLMAECGDESQGMAAVLKLDRDAVEEVVEQARSESDELLLVANYNSPAQYVISGRTNALERAAALVKERKGRAVPLAVSGAFHSPLIQEAADEFATFIKGLDWREPTFPVYLNVTARPEADPDQLATVMQRQMTSSVRWIEIMQGMWDMGARRFVEVGPKNVLSKLAGQNLKGLDGLVTQNISDMAQALA; this is encoded by the coding sequence ATGAGTGACATCGCGATACTCTTTCCCGGCCAGGGATCGCAGGAGACCGGCATGGGCCGCGACCTTGCCGAGGACCGCTTCTGGGCCATGGACCTTTGGAAACTGGCCGAACGTGAGTCCGGTCTGCCCCTGCGGGAAATCTACTGGGACGGCGAGGCCAAGGACATGGCCGACACCCGCGCCCTGCAACCCGCCCTCACCGTGGTGAACCTGAACCTCTGGGCCTTGTGCCGCGAGCGCTTCAGTGGGTCGGACGCCCCCCTGGCCATGGCCGGACACAGCCTGGGTGAATTTTCCGCCCTGGCCGCCTCCGGTGCTCTGGAACTCCAGGATGCGGTGCGCGCCGTGACCCTGCGCGGCCGACTCATGGCCGAATGCGGCGACGAAAGCCAGGGCATGGCCGCCGTGCTCAAGCTGGACCGCGACGCCGTGGAGGAAGTGGTGGAGCAGGCCCGGTCCGAATCCGACGAACTGCTGCTCGTGGCCAACTACAATTCCCCTGCCCAGTACGTCATCTCCGGGCGAACCAACGCCCTGGAGCGTGCCGCCGCCCTTGTTAAGGAACGCAAGGGCCGCGCCGTCCCCCTGGCGGTTTCCGGCGCGTTCCACAGCCCGCTCATCCAGGAGGCCGCGGACGAATTCGCCACATTTATAAAGGGGCTGGATTGGCGTGAACCCACTTTTCCCGTATATTTGAATGTGACGGCCCGGCCCGAGGCCGACCCCGACCAGCTGGCCACGGTCATGCAACGCCAGATGACCTCTTCCGTGCGCTGGATCGAAATCATGCAGGGCATGTGGGACATGGGCGCTCGCCGATTCGTGGAGGTCGGTCCCAAAAACGTGCTCAGCAAACTGGCCGGTCAAAACCTCAAAGGTCTGGACGGCCTGGTCACGCAAAACATTTCCGACATGGCCCAGGCTCTGGCCTAG
- a CDS encoding SlyX family protein translates to MPQQDTSNLETRVMRLEESLALRDREVEQLNAALTEQQREINELRKQLDLLAGRYRSLREALQQDEEGPEPLPPHYLPK, encoded by the coding sequence ATGCCCCAACAAGATACCTCCAACCTGGAAACACGCGTCATGCGGCTGGAAGAAAGCCTGGCGCTGCGCGATCGTGAAGTGGAACAGCTCAATGCCGCGCTCACGGAACAGCAACGGGAGATCAATGAACTGCGAAAGCAGCTCGACCTCCTGGCCGGGCGCTACCGCTCCCTGCGCGAAGCCCTGCAACAGGATGAGGAAGGGCCGGAGCCGTTGCCCCCGCACTATTTGCCGAAATAG
- a CDS encoding ImmA/IrrE family metallo-endopeptidase, with translation MPNEVQFAGTKAEVCQRAKAIRSQYFKDKMSVNDFLSSIMDENNGNVQYSDTVERGETLKVNADGSFVIYLSNATSQLRDNFTIAHELGHYFLHTDIKAPGDCIHTRRGSNRKEWEANWFAAELLMPAEEFTAAAKEHNNNAYRLATLFEVSPSAAMVRLTALNLD, from the coding sequence ATGCCTAACGAAGTACAATTTGCTGGAACCAAGGCAGAAGTTTGTCAAAGGGCAAAGGCTATTCGTAGCCAGTATTTTAAGGATAAGATGTCGGTGAACGACTTCTTGTCTTCCATTATGGACGAGAACAATGGCAACGTTCAGTACAGTGATACTGTTGAACGTGGTGAAACGCTCAAGGTAAACGCTGACGGCTCGTTTGTGATTTATTTGTCCAACGCGACATCACAACTTCGTGACAACTTTACCATTGCCCATGAATTAGGCCATTATTTCCTTCATACGGACATTAAAGCTCCCGGGGACTGTATCCATACACGTAGGGGGAGCAACCGAAAGGAGTGGGAAGCCAATTGGTTTGCCGCAGAGTTGCTTATGCCTGCAGAGGAGTTTACGGCAGCAGCAAAAGAGCACAATAATAATGCGTACCGGCTAGCAACCTTGTTCGAGGTTTCTCCATCCGCAGCAATGGTACGTTTGACGGCTTTGAATCTGGACTAG
- a CDS encoding PP2C family protein-serine/threonine phosphatase codes for MKENLLERLLCRPGVAELLRQLGNVLVLTPAGRVLLDCGVVDVPAGDAARPVCFDGRELGRVAGANAELGASLLAHLAREGEMALTARQEEDELREVLLALSSELNLERLLCRIMEAASRLLNADRATLFLHDADKGELWAPVALGEQGGSIRIPEDRGIAGQVFASGVPVNIEDAYRDERFDPQTDRRTGYRTRSLLCCPVVNKQGRVIGVIQALNRHGGPFTGRDQTRLLGFAAQASIAIENARLYHQMEELVRERTRELDDALARLSGELEAAARYVRRLLPAPLDHGEVCCSWRYVPCHSLGGDAFGYRWIDDDHFAIYLNDVSGHGVDAALLSVSVMNVLESEMLSGVDPRDPGQVLSALNNAFPMDRHGNMFFTMWYGVWRPSRSELVFSSGGHPPALLLRHGECLRLGVPNLLLGCRADQEYESAAQTIRPGDRLLVYSDGVYEIEKREGGMWTLDRFARYMAEPGSSGAGHPTLDQLMDHTRSMSGRDGWEDDFSIVEARFG; via the coding sequence ATGAAGGAAAATTTGTTGGAACGGTTGTTGTGCCGTCCGGGCGTGGCCGAGCTGTTGCGACAGTTGGGCAATGTGCTGGTTTTGACGCCGGCGGGCAGGGTTCTTCTGGATTGCGGCGTTGTGGATGTTCCGGCGGGGGATGCTGCCCGGCCCGTTTGTTTTGACGGCCGGGAGCTGGGCCGTGTGGCGGGAGCAAATGCGGAATTGGGTGCGTCCTTGCTGGCGCATCTGGCCCGGGAAGGGGAAATGGCCCTGACCGCGCGTCAGGAGGAGGATGAACTCCGCGAAGTGCTCCTGGCTCTTTCTTCGGAATTGAATCTGGAGCGGCTGCTCTGCCGGATCATGGAAGCGGCCTCCCGGCTGCTGAACGCGGACCGGGCCACGCTGTTTCTGCACGATGCGGACAAGGGGGAGCTGTGGGCGCCCGTGGCCCTGGGCGAGCAGGGCGGAAGCATCCGTATTCCCGAGGATCGCGGCATAGCCGGGCAGGTCTTTGCTTCCGGCGTGCCGGTGAATATCGAGGACGCCTACCGGGACGAGCGGTTTGATCCGCAAACCGACCGGCGGACAGGGTATCGGACCCGATCCCTGCTCTGCTGTCCCGTGGTGAACAAGCAGGGGCGCGTCATCGGCGTGATCCAGGCCTTGAACCGTCATGGCGGCCCGTTCACGGGCCGGGACCAGACCCGCTTACTCGGGTTTGCGGCCCAGGCCTCCATTGCCATTGAAAATGCGCGGCTCTACCACCAGATGGAGGAGCTGGTGCGCGAACGCACCCGTGAGCTGGATGATGCCCTGGCCCGGCTTTCCGGGGAATTGGAGGCGGCGGCGCGCTACGTGCGGCGGCTGTTGCCCGCGCCCTTGGACCATGGGGAGGTATGCTGCTCCTGGCGGTATGTCCCCTGCCATTCCCTGGGCGGTGACGCCTTTGGGTACCGCTGGATCGATGACGATCATTTCGCTATATATCTCAACGATGTGAGCGGGCATGGAGTGGATGCGGCCCTGCTCTCGGTGTCGGTCATGAACGTGCTGGAGTCGGAAATGCTTTCAGGGGTGGATCCGCGTGACCCCGGGCAGGTGCTTTCCGCCTTGAACAACGCCTTTCCCATGGATCGGCATGGGAATATGTTCTTTACCATGTGGTACGGGGTCTGGCGGCCCAGCCGGTCCGAGCTGGTGTTTTCCTCGGGCGGCCATCCTCCGGCGCTGCTGCTGCGCCACGGCGAGTGTCTTCGGCTGGGAGTGCCCAATCTGTTACTCGGCTGCCGGGCGGATCAGGAGTACGAGTCCGCCGCCCAAACCATCCGGCCCGGGGATCGCCTGCTGGTGTATTCGGACGGGGTGTATGAAATCGAGAAGCGCGAAGGGGGCATGTGGACCCTGGATCGGTTTGCGCGGTACATGGCCGAACCCGGCAGCTCCGGAGCCGGACATCCCACCCTGGATCAGCTCATGGACCACACCCGGTCCATGTCCGGGCGGGACGGCTGGGAGGACGATTTTTCCATTGTGGAGGCGCGGTTCGGCTGA
- a CDS encoding putative phage abortive infection protein yields the protein MPHRIHVPKSNKGKLLCAAILGLLIWGVFGWIFSFGCGPFSCFFGKTGNLENVFAPQAAFFSAIAAIGAVYAIWNQQQQFQRQHFEVQFGIMLESLRQTRNQIKFPIFDTESAQHSVTQTADIFKPYLDLFQEIAHYFDPEKVKKPKSTILDNNSECKKQFEDLCDDLRDEDGTIQGNSEKRIQHAYRSFEEITQRSLWPYFKTIYRTLKFIDRFYREDDAKWHVAILRAQFSAYEQAVLYYNGLLHKDYDQNGKSRFKFKELIEKHCFLHGYEETLLFDAKAAGQYANSAFHHCD from the coding sequence ATGCCCCATCGCATACACGTCCCAAAATCAAATAAAGGTAAGCTCCTCTGTGCTGCAATCCTTGGTTTGCTCATTTGGGGGGTGTTCGGATGGATTTTTTCTTTTGGTTGTGGCCCGTTTTCCTGCTTCTTTGGTAAAACGGGCAATCTTGAAAATGTATTCGCCCCACAAGCCGCTTTTTTTTCCGCCATCGCAGCCATTGGTGCTGTTTATGCTATTTGGAACCAACAGCAACAATTCCAACGCCAACATTTTGAGGTACAATTTGGAATTATGCTCGAAAGTTTACGCCAAACTCGGAACCAAATAAAATTCCCGATCTTCGATACTGAAAGCGCCCAGCATTCTGTTACTCAAACTGCGGATATTTTCAAACCATACCTCGATCTTTTTCAAGAAATTGCGCACTACTTTGATCCTGAAAAGGTAAAAAAACCCAAATCCACAATCTTGGACAATAATTCTGAATGTAAAAAGCAATTTGAAGACCTCTGCGATGACCTCAGAGATGAAGACGGAACCATTCAGGGTAATTCTGAGAAACGAATCCAACATGCCTATCGATCCTTTGAGGAGATAACACAACGGAGCCTCTGGCCGTACTTCAAGACAATATATCGGACCCTAAAATTCATTGACCGTTTCTACCGAGAGGATGATGCCAAATGGCATGTGGCAATTTTACGCGCCCAATTCTCAGCGTATGAACAAGCCGTCCTGTATTACAACGGCCTATTACACAAAGACTACGACCAAAATGGGAAAAGTCGTTTCAAATTTAAAGAACTCATTGAAAAACACTGCTTTCTCCATGGGTATGAAGAAACCCTTCTGTTTGACGCAAAGGCTGCAGGCCAATATGCCAATTCTGCGTTCCACCATTGCGACTAA